From Coffea arabica cultivar ET-39 chromosome 10e, Coffea Arabica ET-39 HiFi, whole genome shotgun sequence, one genomic window encodes:
- the LOC113712238 gene encoding probable serine/threonine-protein kinase PBL21 isoform X1, with translation MSCFPCMSPRRKDVRDYDEDMAPRSADSANGRRGGSVGSKLRESMAQKTNVARSFTFKELAMATQNFREANLIGEGGFGCVYKGRLESGMIVAIKQLNLEGLQGNQEFIVEVLMLSLLHHPNLVNLIGYCTDGDQRLLVYEYMPMGSLEYHLFDLDPGKEPLSWGTRLKIAVGAARGLKYLHCSANPPVIYRDLKSSNILLDNDFNPKLSDFGLAKLGPVGDKTHVSTRVMGTYGYCAPEYAMSGKLTLKSDIYSFGVVLLELITGRKAIDCTRKPGEQNLVVWSRPFLKDRRKFVLMIDPQLDGHIPLRCLHHAVAIAAMCLQEQPSFRPIIDDIVVALEYLASQVDKSDSHKGTSCNQHPAGLDVNLEEKKKDLVNYSAAF, from the exons ATGAGCTGCTTTCCTTGCATGAGCCCTCGCCGTAAGGATGTTAGGGACTATGATGAAGATATGGCCCCTCGATCTGCTGATTCAG CGAATGGGAGACGAGGTGGTTCCGTGGGAAGTAAACTCAGAGAAAGTATGGCTCAGAAGACCAATGTGGCACGTAGCTTCACTTTTAAGGAGCTTGCAATGGCTACCCAAAATTTCAGAGAAGCTAATTTGATTGGGGAAGGAGGTTTTGGATGCGTTTACAAGGGCCGTCTGGAGTCTGGCATG ATTGTTGCTATCAAACAACTTAATCTTGAAGGCCTCCAGGGTAATCAGGAATTCATTGTAGAGGTTCTTATGTTAAGTCTATTGCATCATCCGAACCTTGTCAATTTGATCGGATATTGCACAGATGGAGACCAGAGACTCTTGGTTTATGAGTACATGCCAATGGGTAGCTTGGAATATCATctttttg ACTTAGACCCTGGTAAGGAGCCACTCAGTTGGGGCACAAGATTAAAGATTGCTGTTGGTGCAGCACGTGGTCTTAAATATCTCCATTGCTCAGCAAATCCACCTGTTATTTACCGTGATTTGAAGTCTTCAAATATATTGCTGGACAATGACTTCAATCCGAAGCTCTCAGACTTTGGACTTGCTAAACTTGGACCTGTTGGTGACAAAACCCATGTTTCGACACGAGTAATGGGAACCTATGGCTATTGTGCACCTGAATATGCCATGAGTGGGAAATTGACTTTGAAGTCCGACATCTATAGCTTTGGTGTGGTTCTGCTGGAGCTTATTACTGGCCGCAAAGCTATTGACTGCACTAGGAAGCCTGGGGAGCAAAACCTGGTTGTGTGG TCTCGGCCTTTTCTCAAGGACCGGAGAAAGTTTGTTCTGATGATTGACCCCCAGTTGGATGGGCACATTCCTCTCCGCTGTTTGCATCACGCAGTTGCAATTGCTGCAATGTGCCTTCAGGAGCAACCAAGTTTCCGACCCATCATTGATGATATTGTTGTCGCACTTGAATACCTAGCCTCTCAAGTAGATAAATCAGATTCTCATAAAGGCACATCTTGCAATCAGCACCCGGCAGGCCTTGATGTTAATctggaagagaaaaagaaggatTTGGTTAACTATTCTGCTGCCTTTTAA
- the LOC140015509 gene encoding probable serine/threonine-protein kinase PIX13 isoform X1, translating to MGNCWPKPVESLPSAPKPASPAAETRDHERHVVVVVKDSKEGGVDHHRHDHDQDVAAAEAPSTTAGTCSSSSSSSGSSSSTGPASGHIMAAPNLKMFTYSELRSATRNFRPDTVLGEGGFGRVFRGWVDEKTYAPSKVGVGIPVAVKKSNPDSEQGLSEWQAEVKFLGKFCHPNLVKLLGYCWEDREFLLVYEYMQRGSLESHLFRKGAETLAWETRLKIAIGAARGLAFLHTTEKQVIYRDFKASNVLLDSDFNAKLSDFGLAKLGPVNGYSHVTTRVVGTYGYAAPEYMATGHLYVKSDVYGFGVVLLEIISGRRVLDLNRPSGEHNLVDWSKPLLPDKRKLRKVMDPQLEGRYPSRGAFQIAQLILKCLEPDPKKRPPMEQVLETLQQISTVKMKPKDAKAAAQQHQAEQHQRRPANRAHHRSPLHTKHSSCSSVIGAGAQHRDKHSY from the exons ATGGGAAACTGCTGGCCTAAGCCTGTGGAGAGCCTTCCCAGCGCCCCCAAACCTGCCAGTCCTGcag CAGAGACTCGTGATCATGAACGAcatgtagtagtagtagtaaaaGATAGTAAAGAGGGAGGTGTTGATCATCATCGTCATGATCATGATCAGGATGTGGCAGCTGCCGAGGCGCCTTCTACTACTGCTGGTACATGTAGTAGCAGCAGTAGTAGTAgtggtagtagtagtagtactgGTCCTGCAAGTGGCCATATTATGGCCGCCCCAAACTTGAAAATGTTCACATATTCAGAACTGCGGAGCGCCACCAGGAATTTCAGGCCGGATACGGTGCTGGGAGAAGGAGGTTTTGGGAGGGTTTTCAGGGGCTGGGTGGATGAGAAAACTTACGCGCCGTCCAAGGTGGGGGTTGGAATTCCAGTTGCGGTGAAGAAGTCTAATCCAGACAGCGAACAAGGCCTCAGCGAGTGGCAG GCAGAGGTAAAGTTCCTGGGGAAATTTTGTCACCCGAACCTGGTAAAATTATTGGGTTACTGCTGGGAGGACAGGGAATTCCTGCTTGTCTACGAGTACATGCAAAGGGGAAGCTTAGAAAGCCACCTTTTCAGGA AAGGTGCAGAAACACTTGCGTGGGAAACACGTCTGAAAATAGCCATAGGAGCAGCCAGAGGACTTGCTTTCTTGCACACAACTGAAAAGCAAGTCATCTACCGGGATTTCAAGGCCTCTAATGTCTTGCTGGATTCG GACTTCAATGCAAAGCTGTCCGATTTTGGACTGGCCAAATTAGGCCCTGTGAACGGCTATTCCCATGTCACCACTCGGGTGGTGGGTACCTACGGCTACGCGGCTCCTGAGTACATGGCCACTG GTCATTTGTACGTGAAAAGCGACGTGTATGGATTTGGGGTGGTTCTGCTGGAGATCATCTCGGGCCGACGAGTGCTTGATCTCAACCGGCCCAGCGGGGAGCATAACCTTGTAGATTGGTCCAAGCCGCTTTTGCCCGACAAGAGAAAGTTGAGGAAAGTAATGGACCCTCAACTCGAGGGACGCTACCCGTCCAGGGGCGCATTCCAAATCGCGCAGCTCATTCTCAAATGTCTGGAACCAGATCCTAAGAAAAGGCCGCCCATGGAACAAGTCCTCGAGACTTTACAACAGATTAGCACCGTCAAGATGAAGCCCAAAGATGCCAAAGCAGCAGCCCAACAACACCAGGCAGAGCAGCATCAGCGGCGGCCTGCAAATCGCGCCCACCACCGCTCGCCTCTTCACACAAAGCACTCCAGCTGCAGCAGCGTAATTGGTGCCGGAGCCCAGCACAGAGACAAGCATTCTTACTGA
- the LOC113712238 gene encoding probable serine/threonine-protein kinase PBL21 isoform X2 — MRLQGPSGVWHGMFSSPSIVAIKQLNLEGLQGNQEFIVEVLMLSLLHHPNLVNLIGYCTDGDQRLLVYEYMPMGSLEYHLFDLDPGKEPLSWGTRLKIAVGAARGLKYLHCSANPPVIYRDLKSSNILLDNDFNPKLSDFGLAKLGPVGDKTHVSTRVMGTYGYCAPEYAMSGKLTLKSDIYSFGVVLLELITGRKAIDCTRKPGEQNLVVWSRPFLKDRRKFVLMIDPQLDGHIPLRCLHHAVAIAAMCLQEQPSFRPIIDDIVVALEYLASQVDKSDSHKGTSCNQHPAGLDVNLEEKKKDLVNYSAAF; from the exons ATGCGTTTACAAGGGCCGTCTGGAGTCTGGCATGGCATGTTCTCATCTCCCAGC ATTGTTGCTATCAAACAACTTAATCTTGAAGGCCTCCAGGGTAATCAGGAATTCATTGTAGAGGTTCTTATGTTAAGTCTATTGCATCATCCGAACCTTGTCAATTTGATCGGATATTGCACAGATGGAGACCAGAGACTCTTGGTTTATGAGTACATGCCAATGGGTAGCTTGGAATATCATctttttg ACTTAGACCCTGGTAAGGAGCCACTCAGTTGGGGCACAAGATTAAAGATTGCTGTTGGTGCAGCACGTGGTCTTAAATATCTCCATTGCTCAGCAAATCCACCTGTTATTTACCGTGATTTGAAGTCTTCAAATATATTGCTGGACAATGACTTCAATCCGAAGCTCTCAGACTTTGGACTTGCTAAACTTGGACCTGTTGGTGACAAAACCCATGTTTCGACACGAGTAATGGGAACCTATGGCTATTGTGCACCTGAATATGCCATGAGTGGGAAATTGACTTTGAAGTCCGACATCTATAGCTTTGGTGTGGTTCTGCTGGAGCTTATTACTGGCCGCAAAGCTATTGACTGCACTAGGAAGCCTGGGGAGCAAAACCTGGTTGTGTGG TCTCGGCCTTTTCTCAAGGACCGGAGAAAGTTTGTTCTGATGATTGACCCCCAGTTGGATGGGCACATTCCTCTCCGCTGTTTGCATCACGCAGTTGCAATTGCTGCAATGTGCCTTCAGGAGCAACCAAGTTTCCGACCCATCATTGATGATATTGTTGTCGCACTTGAATACCTAGCCTCTCAAGTAGATAAATCAGATTCTCATAAAGGCACATCTTGCAATCAGCACCCGGCAGGCCTTGATGTTAATctggaagagaaaaagaaggatTTGGTTAACTATTCTGCTGCCTTTTAA
- the LOC140015287 gene encoding uncharacterized protein codes for MIKEASFSEEIFAVFWDKNSLDEFSGKLPRIRWPFDSCEEPSLKLILCHLLEQEFCCRVRWLCFHVGGVMPGFWKKREKSSRSYIHRVPFGYIETGVCFPGSTLEGDSKLLLKAVVLLLEKNVVVHSQIINDVSTNKDGTSKSSDILVGFTTRTKDRTNVMPTRTTQSGGLPQYMLTFSLGKLWDLGRCNGAWENCDDYCSDSCKARQRYPEDQESIAKSEGDTEYIKKKKKESDLKPFRKVKGGTLIICPIALLG; via the exons ATGATAAAGGAGGCATCATTTTCAG AAGAGATTTTTGCAGTTTTTTGGGATAAAAACAGCTTGGATGAGTTTTCAGGAAAATTGCCTCG AATTCGCTGGCCTTTTGATTCTTGCGAGGAGCCTTCTCTGAAGCTAATCCTTTGTCATTTGTTGGAACAGGAATTCTGTTGCAG AGTGAGATGGCTGTGCTTTCATGTCGGAGGCGTGATGCCAGGCTTttggaaaaaaagggaaaaatcctCACGCTCTTATATTCATAGGGTACCGTTTGGTTACATAGAAACCGGTGTTTGTTTTCCTGGTTCTACGCTTGAGGGCGATAGCAAGCTACTCTTGAAGGCTGTGGTTTTACTCCTTGAG AAAAATGTGGTGGTTCATTCTCAAATAATCAATGATGTGTCGACTAACAAAGATGGGACCAGCAAATCATCTGATATTCTTGTTGGTTTTACAACTCGAACGAAGGATCGTACAAATGTTATGCCGACAAGAACGACGCAGTCAG GAGGGCTCCCGCAATATATGTTAACATTTTCTCTTGGGAAGCTATGGG ATCTTGGCAGATGCAATGGGGCTTGGGAAAACTGTGATGACTATTGCTCTGATTCTTGCAAGGCTAGGCAGAGGTACCCTGAGGATCAAGAATCGATTGCCAAAAGTGAGGGTGATACAGAATacatcaagaaaaagaaaaaggaatctgATCTCAAACCTTTTAGAAAAGTGAAAGGTGGCACCCTCATTATTTGTCCTATTGCGTTGCTTGGCTAG
- the LOC140015509 gene encoding probable serine/threonine-protein kinase PIX13 isoform X2, with protein MGNCWPKPVESLPSAPKPASPAETRDHERHVVVVVKDSKEGGVDHHRHDHDQDVAAAEAPSTTAGTCSSSSSSSGSSSSTGPASGHIMAAPNLKMFTYSELRSATRNFRPDTVLGEGGFGRVFRGWVDEKTYAPSKVGVGIPVAVKKSNPDSEQGLSEWQAEVKFLGKFCHPNLVKLLGYCWEDREFLLVYEYMQRGSLESHLFRKGAETLAWETRLKIAIGAARGLAFLHTTEKQVIYRDFKASNVLLDSDFNAKLSDFGLAKLGPVNGYSHVTTRVVGTYGYAAPEYMATGHLYVKSDVYGFGVVLLEIISGRRVLDLNRPSGEHNLVDWSKPLLPDKRKLRKVMDPQLEGRYPSRGAFQIAQLILKCLEPDPKKRPPMEQVLETLQQISTVKMKPKDAKAAAQQHQAEQHQRRPANRAHHRSPLHTKHSSCSSVIGAGAQHRDKHSY; from the exons ATGGGAAACTGCTGGCCTAAGCCTGTGGAGAGCCTTCCCAGCGCCCCCAAACCTGCCAGTCCTGcag AGACTCGTGATCATGAACGAcatgtagtagtagtagtaaaaGATAGTAAAGAGGGAGGTGTTGATCATCATCGTCATGATCATGATCAGGATGTGGCAGCTGCCGAGGCGCCTTCTACTACTGCTGGTACATGTAGTAGCAGCAGTAGTAGTAgtggtagtagtagtagtactgGTCCTGCAAGTGGCCATATTATGGCCGCCCCAAACTTGAAAATGTTCACATATTCAGAACTGCGGAGCGCCACCAGGAATTTCAGGCCGGATACGGTGCTGGGAGAAGGAGGTTTTGGGAGGGTTTTCAGGGGCTGGGTGGATGAGAAAACTTACGCGCCGTCCAAGGTGGGGGTTGGAATTCCAGTTGCGGTGAAGAAGTCTAATCCAGACAGCGAACAAGGCCTCAGCGAGTGGCAG GCAGAGGTAAAGTTCCTGGGGAAATTTTGTCACCCGAACCTGGTAAAATTATTGGGTTACTGCTGGGAGGACAGGGAATTCCTGCTTGTCTACGAGTACATGCAAAGGGGAAGCTTAGAAAGCCACCTTTTCAGGA AAGGTGCAGAAACACTTGCGTGGGAAACACGTCTGAAAATAGCCATAGGAGCAGCCAGAGGACTTGCTTTCTTGCACACAACTGAAAAGCAAGTCATCTACCGGGATTTCAAGGCCTCTAATGTCTTGCTGGATTCG GACTTCAATGCAAAGCTGTCCGATTTTGGACTGGCCAAATTAGGCCCTGTGAACGGCTATTCCCATGTCACCACTCGGGTGGTGGGTACCTACGGCTACGCGGCTCCTGAGTACATGGCCACTG GTCATTTGTACGTGAAAAGCGACGTGTATGGATTTGGGGTGGTTCTGCTGGAGATCATCTCGGGCCGACGAGTGCTTGATCTCAACCGGCCCAGCGGGGAGCATAACCTTGTAGATTGGTCCAAGCCGCTTTTGCCCGACAAGAGAAAGTTGAGGAAAGTAATGGACCCTCAACTCGAGGGACGCTACCCGTCCAGGGGCGCATTCCAAATCGCGCAGCTCATTCTCAAATGTCTGGAACCAGATCCTAAGAAAAGGCCGCCCATGGAACAAGTCCTCGAGACTTTACAACAGATTAGCACCGTCAAGATGAAGCCCAAAGATGCCAAAGCAGCAGCCCAACAACACCAGGCAGAGCAGCATCAGCGGCGGCCTGCAAATCGCGCCCACCACCGCTCGCCTCTTCACACAAAGCACTCCAGCTGCAGCAGCGTAATTGGTGCCGGAGCCCAGCACAGAGACAAGCATTCTTACTGA